The genomic interval aggcctacatcttCGGGGCACTgcttacgggcgctcctccccgatccagcaaaTACAGCGCATCAGAGTTACAACAACTCatggccggtcgccgccggtagCCGCTCCCTCTTGCTATGCTATGTCGctatgcggttacaacaggcacgccctctatttatgagagatcctaggacagagtccgactcttactctaatcctaatacctattacaactccaagtcctaaactgtaaccgactacgtacacatattcgacacaaactctaacatcTGGACGCCAGTCAAATGTACCACCACcatcccccgccgctgccgctgccgcttccAGCCTCGCCGTGCCATTCCAACGGCGCCCCACATGTGACATGTCCAGTCTCCAGAGACTCGACACCAGGTAGGactcaaaagtcaaaacggCAGTACTCCAGCCCTTTTTTCCCTCGTTGTCGCTGCTGTGTTTTTGAAACGAGAATTCAACAAACCAATCAACCGCCCGCGAGTGCACATCACTAATTCCACCGTGATCGAATGATTGGCGATGATTGGGTTGAGTTCGTTGCAACGTGCATGAATCCGGTCGAGCCGGCGAACCACCACTCCGCACGCGCGGTCGGAGGAACAAGTgacggataaaaaaaaaattagggagCTGAACAAGCCTAACAACGAATAAGATGCATAAAAGTCTATATAAATctacatactccatccgtattttaatatatgacgccgttgactttttaacaaatgtttgacctttcgttttatttaaaaaaaatatgtaattatcttttattttactgtgacttgatttatcataaaatattctttaagcatgacataagtatttctatatttgcataaaaaatttgaataagacgaatgatcaaacgttggttaaaaagtcaacggcgtcatacattaaaatacggagagagtattactCTAGAGGTGAGCATTTTCTTTCTTAGTTTGCTCTAAACACATAttccctctattttatattgtaagtttttttattcttttatcaaactattttaagtttgattaagtctcagttttattaatatattttgataatatatatattttgtgttcAAAATACTATTATGTTTCTctataattttgaaaaaaattaactaggAAAACATAATATCTAGGACATGGCAGCATGCAGCTAGCGGAGCCCGGGCAACCACCCATGGTCGCCGCCGGGCCCTGGCTCCGCCGGAAACCACCGCCACGTTCTGCCCCGAGATGGGTCGCCGAGGTGGACTCCGGCGGAACGAACGGCTAAACGACGACCGGGGATGTCgtagcggcggcgagaggatgGGCCGTTGAATGTATCCACGCGCGGGGAGTGCGGCCCAGTTTGGCTATCGGGCTAGGATTTGCGTGGGCTGGGCCGGATCTGCTCGCGGGCTTGGCCCGCCGCACCGCTGatattcccctctctctctctcgtcggaGACCggcggagagaggagagagagagagagagagagagatgctgcGGGTGTCggaggacggcgggcggcggcggcgggaggcccACGCGGCGGGGTACGGCGAGCTCGGCCGCGCCCTGCTCGACCTgcaggccgccgccgaccaggTCTTCGACGCCGTCACGGCGCGGGTACGCGCGCTTTGCTACCCCCGCTCTCCCTTCTCTCCGGGCGTTCTCGGTTTCTGACGGTACTCTCGCTTTTGGTTTTGCGCAGACGGCGGAGGAGCGGGAGAAGCTCTCGGCCATTTCCCGGCGGATCAGCGCTGCAAAAGTAAGCAGCTGTTGTCATTTCCTCCCACCGTCATCCAGATTCGTATTGACTCTTCGAGACTCCGTAGTTACAACTTAGCAGCATCAGTGGTTGTCAATTCTGCTGTGGTTAAGCTACAAGCTGACTGATTGAAACCACGTTATTGCATATGAGTAGTCAATGGTGCTCCAATAGTTCACATTCTGAGATTCTGCATAATTGGTATTTCCGGTATCTGCTTCATGTATTGCAAGTGAAGATGCATCTTTGGTATTTCCGGTAGCTAAGTTGCTATCTTCAATGTGTTACTGTTGAGTTTTCACCTTCAGTATATATAACTTTTTGTTTGACCGCATTGCTGGTATTACCATTTGCACCGGTTGATTATTAGCATGAACTTTGACTGAATGCCTTGAATTGTTTGCCTTTTGTTGATTACTTCTAGGCTAAGATAAAAACATTGTCTCAGTCAGAGGAACCGTTGACAATTGTATCACCAGCGCAGAATCCTTCAAGTTGTACAAACCAAGAGGACTTCAGACCGCTGTTTCATGACAAATATGATGACAATAGTGGTGGACCGTCCATAGCAACTATTTCAGTAAATGGAGGGTTCAACAGAGTATGTACCTTAGGATTCAAGAGCCAGTGTGAGTTTATGATATCATACTCAACTTTGCTGATAAATGCACCATTTAGCAGGAATATGGACTAGAAGGCACACTTGAACTCT from Oryza glaberrima chromosome 3, OglaRS2, whole genome shotgun sequence carries:
- the LOC127765523 gene encoding uncharacterized protein LOC127765523 isoform X1: MLRVSEDGGRRRREAHAAGYGELGRALLDLQAAADQVFDAVTARTAEEREKLSAISRRISAAKAKIKTLSQSEEPLTIVSPAQNPSSCTNQEDFRPLFHDKYDDNSGGPSIATISVNGGFNRQEYGLEGTLELFQFFSEENYDYTPKEGRLKVKNKPAEAKDDTYLGSLMDKSNFPTPQNISMSGKDMKIEELPPPPPSLISKHLAKNQRSDDVRFESSWSPAHSDIPSAENRL
- the LOC127765523 gene encoding uncharacterized protein LOC127765523 isoform X2, encoding MLRVSEDGGRRRREAHAAGYGELGRALLDLQAAADQVFDAVTARTAEEREKLSAISRRISAAKAKIKTLSQSEEPLTIVSPAQNPSSCTNQEDFRPLFHDKYDDNSGGPSIATISVNGGFNREYGLEGTLELFQFFSEENYDYTPKEGRLKVKNKPAEAKDDTYLGSLMDKSNFPTPQNISMSGKDMKIEELPPPPPSLISKHLAKNQRSDDVRFESSWSPAHSDIPSAENRL